The DNA sequence aaaggcacaaaaacccGGCGCGACCCGCTCCAAGTCTCACACCCCCAGCAGCTCGCTGCCTTTCCgaatttaagatgaaaaaaaaaaccaaaccaaaaacgcaaaacaaccccccaaagcCCAACTTACTATAGCCTGCCGTCGCGGAATTCCCTCCGTATCCGTAACTTCCGTATCCAGCACCTggattagaaggaaaaaaaaaaaaaaaagcttaacgAAGAGGGAACGGAAGGGGATGAAGGGCTCGCGGTGTGAGACACGAGGAAACGCTGGCGGGGATTGAATCGCAGGTTGGGATTTGGCGGGGAAGGATGAGGACGGTCGGGATTTTGATGGTTTGGGGGAGATTTGACACAAAAAGGGTGAGGACGGTCAGACTTGGGGGAGATTTGGCCTGGGAAGGGTGAGGACCGTCGGAATTTGGGGGAGATACGGCCTGGGAAGGGTGAGGACGGTTGGGATTTGGGGTGGATTTAACATGAAAAGGGTGAGAACGGTCGGGACTTGGGGGAGATTTGGCATGGGAAGGGTGAGGACGGTTGGGATTTGGATGACTTGGGATAGATTCGGCATAGAACGGGTGAGGACGGTCGGGATTTGGGGTAGATTTAGCACGGGAAGAATGAGGATGGTCGGAATTTGGATGATTTGGGATAGATTTGGCATAGAACGGGTGAGGACAGTGGGGATTTGGGGTAGATTTAGCCTGGGAAGGGTAGATTTAACCTGAGGATGGTCAGGATTTGGATGGTTTGGGATAGATTTAGCCTGGGAAGGGTAAGGACGGTTGGGATTTGGGATAGTTTTAACATGAAACGGGCGAGGATGGTCAGGATTTGGGAGAGATTTAGCCTGGAAAGGGTGAGGATGGTCGGGATTTAGGGGAGATTTAACGTGGGAAGGGTGAGGATGGTTGGGATTTGGGTGGTTTGGGGTAATTTGGCATAGAAATAGTGTGTACGGTCGGGATTTGGGGGAGATTTGGCATGGGAAGGGTGAGGACGGTCGGGATTCGGATGGTTTGGGGGAGATTTAACATGGGAAGGGTGAGGACGGTCGGGATTCGGATGGTTTGGGGGAGATTTAACATGGGAAGGGTGAGGATGGTCGGGATTCGGATGGTTTGGGGTAGATTTAACATGGGAAGGGTGAGGACGGTTGGGATTTGGGGGAGATTTAACATGCAAAGGGTGATGATGGTCGGGATTTGGATGGTTTGGGACAGATTTAGCCTGGGAAGGGTGAGGACAGTTGGGATTTGGGGGAGATTTGGCACAGGAAGTATGAGGACGGTCAGGATTTGGATGATTTCGGGTAGATTTAACACAGAAAAGGTGAGGACAGTGGGGATTTGGGGAAGATTTAACATGGGAAGGGTGAGGATGGCGGGGATTTGGGTGGTTTGGGGAAGATTATCATGAAAAGGGCGAGGACGGGGCAGCGTCTCACCTGCATTCATGTAGCCACCGTGGTTGCCGCCGAATCCACCCCGGCCTCTGCCGCGGCCGCGCATGTTGCCACCCCGGCCGCGGCCGCGCATGTTGGGTGGGGGGGGCACCTCGTTGTGCATGGGGCCCCCCATGCCGAAGCCTGGgttgtgctgctgcaggaagagagagagagagagtggggGGGGTCAGCCAGCCCTGGCTTCACCACCGCACCCCCGAGGGAACTCCCAAACCAGGCTGGGGGAGGACAGGGCACAAGGGGAGCCCCAGGATGCGGGGGGAGAGGAGAGCCCCCGAATGCTGGCCAAGGGGAGCCCTAGAACACGGGGGTCAAGGGGAGCCCTAGAATGAGGTGAGCAAGGGGAGCCCCAGAATGGGGGGGTCAAGGGGGAACCCTAGAACACTGGCCAAGGGAGCCCCAGAATGGAGGGGTCAAGGGGGAGCCCCAGAACGGAGGGGTCAAGGGGGAGCCCCAGAACGGAGGGGTCAAGGGGGAGCCCCAGAACGGAGGGGTCAAGGGGGAGCCCCAGAACGGAGGGGGTTAAGGAGAAACCCTAAAACACTGGCCAAGGCAGCCCTAGAATAGCGGGGGCAAGGGGGAACCCCAGAACAATTGCCAAGGGAGCCCCAGAACAGGGGGGCCAAGGGGAGCCCCAGAATggaggggggcaagggggaaCTCCAGAACGCTGGCCAAGGGAGCCCCAGGATGGGGGGCCAAGGGGAGCCCCAGAACGGGGGGGACCCAAGGGGGAGCCCGTCTTCCCCAAAAGAAAGAGGACCTAAGCCAAAAGCAACGGGGGTGGGCACCAAATTAGGGTAAGTCTCCAGAAAAAAGGCTGTTTTCCGTAAAACTCGTGGGTATTTCTGCTTTCAAGCCCTTCGGCCGTTAGCAGATTCTGGTGGCCCTCCGCACCTTGAATTATTTCCCCCTcccaaaaagagattaaaaaccaCAGAGCAGGAGACAACGGTCCTACAGAACCCTTCGTTAGGCCACAAAGGTGGTAAAAATTGTCAATTTACTTACTTTTACTGCAAACTTGGGCCCCCCCCTCGCTGGGACGGGggctcttttcttcttgttttgctcGATGGCAACCGGAGCATCCGGAAACAGCTTCTCAAGCGCGGCCAGAGCAGCGTAGGCTTTTGCCACCTTTTTATTTGAACCGGCTCCTTGGAATTTCTGTCCGTCAACCTCCACCTTcggaagggattaaaaaaaaaaaaaaaaaaaaaaaaaaaaaatcacagcgcATGAgtgggaagggcaggagcagccACTCGGTAAAATGAatcattttgggggtttttttgttttgttttggggttttttttgtttgtttcttttttttttttttatggtgccCGCGGACAATTCCAGAGGTTGGGAGtgtttaaggtcaggttggacggggctttgagcaaacagctgcagagaaaacCTCCGTCCccactagatgatctttaaagttcccttccaagcCACGCCATTCCGTGATTTTACGATTTTAAATTCTTCCCAAGCTAGAGACTATCGGAGCGGGGatgaaggcagggagggaggagcaggaatCACCTCACCTCCATGACAAAGCGCTTGTCGTGGCTGCCGCCCGTCTCCGAGATCAGTTCGTATTTCAGCCCGCGCCGCTTCTCGTTCAGCTCCATCACGGGATTCTTGCCGTGTTTTGTCAGAATTGGTCCCTGTTGTTTCACGTTCTGGAAGGAGAGAAGCGGCGGTCAAActcccaaggggaaaaaaaaaaaaccaacgggCTCCAAGTTGCttctaaaaatatgtatttggaaAATATATCTAAGATTAGAAGCTTGGAATAAGTTCGCTGGATGCTTTTACCTTGTAAATTGTACGGTGACAATAATTGAACAGTACAGTACAGCATTGTAGGAACTTGTTGCTAAAAGGCGCTTCCGATGATGTCCTACATCCCAACAACGATGCAGACCCCCGCTGTCCCGTTCCCCCCGCCTCCGGCTGCGCTCACCTCTGGGGTTTGATCCGAAGGGGGAGACGCAGCAGCGGGTGTGGAGACGGTTTCTACTACGGGAGGAGGAGCGACGACGACGGGTTTCTGTTCCGTTTCCTCTGCCGATTCATCTCCTTTCCCGGATTCTTTGCCTTCCACCCCCGTGGGCAAACCCATATCTTGCAACACCTGGGGGGAAGAAGAGTTGGAGATTACTGAAGAGCTACCTCCAAGAACCTCCAGCTCTCGGCTGCCCGACCCACTTTGGGGTAAATACTCGAGAAGGTTGCTCAAGAACTGCTTTATAAACTCTCTTCCAAGCCCTCAGCGTTCTCCACATCCCGCAGGCACTTCAAGACCTGGGAGTTACGAAGTCCTTCACCGTGCGACCGTCATCCCCATCGATCCGGTCGCCCTTTTTTCAAACTTCGACTCAATCCAACTACCTCCTAACGAGAACCCCCGGGTAGGAATTGACCGCCCCGCAGCTCTCACCTTCACCGCCACGTGCAATTTGGCCGTCTTTTTGGAAGGCCCCGATGCTTCAAACGTGCTGCCATCGATTTCCACGGACATTGTAAAGATGGGAGCATGAACGGGACCAGTCTGAGAGACGAGTTTGTACTGGAGCCCGGGTTTTAGCTGGTTTAGTTTCATCAGTGCATTCATGGCCTGGGGAGGTTCAAGTTTTTcctctgaacagaaaaaaaaccaaaacaaaacacaaaacccaaatgtTTGCGGATGTTTGTCACCTCTTTAAAAGAAGCAGAACTGCTTTCAGACAAATTCTGATCTGTATTTTCCTCCTTGGGAGAGTTTAAGTCACACCAAGTACAAATCTTACAGCGTtaagcctttttttatttaaattcacaCGCTCCATCCCCCGTTATTTACAGCGTCGCCTATGACTGAACCCCTTGCAAGAAACTCTTCCGCAACCTGCCCCCCCCGCGCCTCGGCCCGAGAACTGCTCCCGCGTCGCCGTTTGTACCTACCTCTCGTTAACTCAATACCTTTTTTctgaatcttctttttctttttgctgggagatttctcctctccatcctcctccattGGACGCTTCATTGGGGTGACAGCGTACGTCGTACTGGGAGGAATCTGGACTGTAATCATcgtaacagacaaaaaaaaaagataatcttaaGTATTCCAGTTTccagcaaaaaaagcagcaaaaagcctTGGAAATGTGGTTTGTGGGGCTTtattcccgccccctcccccgagTACCTACCAGTATAGTCAACGGGGTTTTCGTTCTTTGGTTTCTTGGGCATTTTGGAAGGGAGGGGATCCATCCCCAAGACTTTGTGAAGCTGGCCAAAAGCAGCAAGTCTCAGAGCGTGCTAGAAAGACGAAAACACGTGTCACCGGGACGCGCAAGCGGCTCCGCCAATCTCCGTTCCCTGCACAGTTTCAGACGGGAACATTCTACCCACCCCTACACAGAAATTCTCAGCGGTTTAAATAGGactctctgaattttttttattattaattttttttggaagttcAACCCAAAAATACAGGTCACGGTAGCAAGTCACTATTTAAAACCTGATACTTTGCTTCTGGTTGGGCCAAGCTACAAATTCCTTAGCGGTGTGGGACCCATtcgtattgcttttttttttttttttttttttttttaaaaaactcggCTAGATATTAAAATTAAGTTAACACCGACCTCCGGGAGGTTACTATACTACCATTAACCAATATGGAAGTTCAGAGTCAGTTGAACTGATTTAAGTTGTTCGTAACATCTGTAGGCAAAACTATACCTGAGCACTCTGTGTGATATCTTCCCTTTGTTGTCTGTCTAGATGCCCAATAGCATCAGTGGCTTCTTTTTCACAAGGATCATAAATACCAGAACCATCTGAAGGCAGGAAACAAGGAAGATATGCAGAGAATTATCCTGGTGTTTTCTAAAGCAACTAAACTAAGTATTCCCTTGGCATCAATCAACACTCCAAGAGCACGGACCGACACGATCCATCCAACGTCCGACATTCTGAAACTCGGCTGGACTATTTTTAAAACACGTACGATTCGCAGCGAAGCTGCTCACGACCACTCTGGGAACCAATTTGACGCTTGTAGGAACTGGTACCTCTCTCTATgaggggagggtttggggggagggTTTTAAGGTCATGGGTCCGTAGCTCTGAACACACGTGCCCTAAGTGACAGCGCAGTACCCGTGTGCGCCGGGGGGGTCTTGCTGCGCTGCGAATTTTAGGCTGCCCGCAGGGAACCCGCGCCTCGAAGCTTCTGCCGCGTTTTCATTGCGCTtcgaaaggggaaaaaatgcagagaacCACCTAACCTGGCATGACGATTCCCGAGGCGAGGCATTCAAGAACTCTCCTCAGAGCCTCGCCAGCGCCCATGGGTCTGTTAGCGGTCCCGATGGATTTCTCACACAGCAGCTCCAGAGGCTGAAAGACACGTCGGGAGAAGTGAGAGGAGCGGAGGGAGGGCGCTCGCGCTGCCACGGCGGCTAGAAGTGGCTTCAAATTCACCAACCGTTTAACCACTCGTGCTGTAGGGATTGTTAATCGATCAAAGAACTCGCGCTGCAGCCCTCCGACACGCATCTTTTCAGGGCGGAAGCGTTGTTTGGACGCTATAAAAACTCCCGACTTACGAAAAGAGAACGTGCGCAGGCTGAAGAGAGCTGAACGCCAGCTTGGTAGCAAAACccaacccctccaaaaaaaaaaaaccaaccaagaacgaaacaaaaagagggaaaattaccCATCCTCTCAGCGGTGCCCAAGTGGGAACCCGAGTAcagagatcccgcagcactcggaTGACTATGACGCATGACTTCAGCCCGTTAGCCCTGGCctagaaggagaaggaaaagcagacaggcagtcaataaaaaccccaaaactgctcGCAGACATTCATTTTTTGCGGTGCTACTTTGTTCAAGGGTAAACAGTTATTTCGCATTATCGTCTTATCACCGTACTG is a window from the Larus michahellis chromosome 25, bLarMic1.1, whole genome shotgun sequence genome containing:
- the ILF3 gene encoding interleukin enhancer-binding factor 3 isoform X8 — encoded protein: MRPMRIFVNDDRHVMAKHSAVYPTQEELEAVQNMVSHTERALKAVSDWIDEQEKVSGEQPETESMETAAEEENKEGGDQKAAEQLTRTLRGVMRVGLVAKGLLLKGDLDLELVLLCKDKPTTDLLEKVADNLGVQLAAITEDKYEIIQSVGDAAIVIKNTKEPPLTLTIHLTSPVVREEMEKQLAGETLSVNDSPDVLDRQKCLAALASLRHAKWFQARANGLKSCVIVIRVLRDLCTRVPTWAPLRGWPLELLCEKSIGTANRPMGAGEALRRVLECLASGIVMPDGSGIYDPCEKEATDAIGHLDRQQREDITQSAQHALRLAAFGQLHKVLGMDPLPSKMPKKPKNENPVDYTVQIPPSTTYAVTPMKRPMEEDGEEKSPSKKKKKIQKKEEKLEPPQAMNALMKLNQLKPGLQYKLVSQTGPVHAPIFTMSVEIDGSTFEASGPSKKTAKLHVAVKVLQDMGLPTGVEGKESGKGDESAEETEQKPVVVAPPPVVETVSTPAAASPPSDQTPENVKQQGPILTKHGKNPVMELNEKRRGLKYELISETGGSHDKRFVMEVEVDGQKFQGAGSNKKVAKAYAALAALEKLFPDAPVAIEQNKKKRAPVPARGGPKFAVKQHNPGFGMGGPMHNEVPPPPNMRGRGRGGNMRGRGRGRGGFGGNHGGYMNAGAGYGSYGYGGNSATAGYSDFFTDCSGYHDFGAS
- the ILF3 gene encoding interleukin enhancer-binding factor 3 isoform X2, with amino-acid sequence MRPMRIFVNDDRHVMAKHSAVYPTQEELEAVQNMVSHTERALKAVSDWIDEQEKVSGEQPETESMETAAEEENKEGGDQKAAEQLTRTLRGVMRVGLVAKGLLLKGDLDLELVLLCKDKPTTDLLEKVADNLGVQLAAITEDKYEIIQSVGDAAIVIKNTKEPPLTLTIHLTSPVVREEMEKQLAGETLSVNDSPDVLDRQKCLAALASLRHAKWFQARANGLKSCVIVIRVLRDLCTRVPTWAPLRGWPLELLCEKSIGTANRPMGAGEALRRVLECLASGIVMPDGSGIYDPCEKEATDAIGHLDRQQREDITQSAQHALRLAAFGQLHKVLGMDPLPSKMPKKPKNENPVDYTVQIPPSTTYAVTPMKRPMEEDGEEKSPSKKKKKIQKKGIELTREEKLEPPQAMNALMKLNQLKPGLQYKLVSQTGPVHAPIFTMSVEIDGSTFEASGPSKKTAKLHVAVKVLQDMGLPTGVEGKESGKGDESAEETEQKPVVVAPPPVVETVSTPAAASPPSDQTPENVKQQGPILTKHGKNPVMELNEKRRGLKYELISETGGSHDKRFVMEVEVDGQKFQGAGSNKKVAKAYAALAALEKLFPDAPVAIEQNKKKRAPVPARGGPKFAVKHNPGFGMGGPMHNEVPPPPNMRGRGRGGNMRGRGRGRGGFGGNHGGYMNAGAGYGSYGYGGNSATAGYSQFYSNGGHSNSGGGGGGGGGGSSGYGSYYQGGDNYNSPVPPKHGGKKQQHGGQQKPSYGSGYQSHQGQQQQSYNQNQYGNYGPPQGKQKGYNHGQGNYSSYSNSYNSPGGGGSDYNYESKFSYGGNSGRGGGGNNYSGGASYNTGSHGGYGGGSGGGGSSYQGKQGGYSSQSNYNSPGSGQNYSGPPSSYQASQGGYGRNDHSMNYQYR
- the ILF3 gene encoding interleukin enhancer-binding factor 3 isoform X4; translation: MRPMRIFVNDDRHVMAKHSAVYPTQEELEAVQNMVSHTERALKAVSDWIDEQEKVSGEQPETESMETAAEEENKEGGDQKAAEQLTRTLRGVMRVGLVAKGLLLKGDLDLELVLLCKDKPTTDLLEKVADNLGVQLAAITEDKYEIIQSVGDAAIVIKNTKEPPLTLTIHLTSPVVREEMEKQLAGETLSVNDSPDVLDRQKCLAALASLRHAKWFQARANGLKSCVIVIRVLRDLCTRVPTWAPLRGWPLELLCEKSIGTANRPMGAGEALRRVLECLASGIVMPDGSGIYDPCEKEATDAIGHLDRQQREDITQSAQHALRLAAFGQLHKVLGMDPLPSKMPKKPKNENPVDYTVQIPPSTTYAVTPMKRPMEEDGEEKSPSKKKKKIQKKGIELTREEKLEPPQAMNALMKLNQLKPGLQYKLVSQTGPVHAPIFTMSVEIDGSTFEASGPSKKTAKLHVAVKVLQDMGLPTGVEGKESGKGDESAEETEQKPVVVAPPPVVETVSTPAAASPPSDQTPENVKQQGPILTKHGKNPVMELNEKRRGLKYELISETGGSHDKRFVMEVEVDGQKFQGAGSNKKVAKAYAALAALEKLFPDAPVAIEQNKKKRAPVPARGGPKFAVKQHNPGFGMGGPMHNEVPPPPNMRGRGRGGNMRGRGRGRGGFGGNHGGYMNAGAGYGSYGYGGNSATAGYSQFYSNGGHSNSGGGGGGGGGGSSGYGSYYQGGDNYNSPVPPKHGGKKQQHGGQQKPSYGSGYQSHQGQQQQSYNQNQYGNYGPPQGKQKGYNHGQGNYSSYSNSYNSPGGGGSDYNYESKFSYGGNSGRGGGGNNYSGGASYNTGSHGGYGGGSGGGGSSYQGGYSSQSNYNSPGSGQNYSGPPSSYQASQGGYGRNDHSMNYQYR
- the ILF3 gene encoding interleukin enhancer-binding factor 3 isoform X7; translation: MRPMRIFVNDDRHVMAKHSAVYPTQEELEAVQNMVSHTERALKAVSDWIDEQEKVSGEQPETESMETAAEEENKEGGDQKAAEQLTRTLRGVMRVGLVAKGLLLKGDLDLELVLLCKDKPTTDLLEKVADNLGVQLAAITEDKYEIIQSVGDAAIVIKNTKEPPLTLTIHLTSPVVREEMEKQLAGETLSVNDSPDVLDRQKCLAALASLRHAKWFQARANGLKSCVIVIRVLRDLCTRVPTWAPLRGWPLELLCEKSIGTANRPMGAGEALRRVLECLASGIVMPDGSGIYDPCEKEATDAIGHLDRQQREDITQSAQHALRLAAFGQLHKVLGMDPLPSKMPKKPKNENPVDYTVQIPPSTTYAVTPMKRPMEEDGEEKSPSKKKKKIQKKEEKLEPPQAMNALMKLNQLKPGLQYKLVSQTGPVHAPIFTMSVEIDGSTFEASGPSKKTAKLHVAVKVLQDMGLPTGVEGKESGKGDESAEETEQKPVVVAPPPVVETVSTPAAASPPSDQTPENVKQQGPILTKHGKNPVMELNEKRRGLKYELISETGGSHDKRFVMEVEVDGQKFQGAGSNKKVAKAYAALAALEKLFPDAPVAIEQNKKKRAPVPARGGPKFAVKQHNPGFGMGGPMHNEVPPPPNMRGRGRGGNMRGRGRGRGGFGGNHGGYMNAGAGYGSYGYGGNSATAGYSQFYSNGGHSNSGGGGGGGGGGSSGYGSYYQGGDNYNSPVPPKHGGKKQQHGGQQKPSYGSGYQSHQGQQQQSYNQNQYGNYGPPQGKQKGYNHGQGNYSSYSNSYNSPGGGGSDYNYESKFSYGGNSGRGGGGNNYSGGASYNTGSHGGYGGGSGGGGSSYQGGYSSQSNYNSPGSGQNYSGPPSSYQASQGGYGRNDHSMNYQYR
- the ILF3 gene encoding interleukin enhancer-binding factor 3 isoform X6, producing the protein MRPMRIFVNDDRHVMAKHSAVYPTQEELEAVQNMVSHTERALKAVSDWIDEQEKVSGEQPETESMETAAEEENKEGGDQKAAEQLTRTLRGVMRVGLVAKGLLLKGDLDLELVLLCKDKPTTDLLEKVADNLGVQLAAITEDKYEIIQSVGDAAIVIKNTKEPPLTLTIHLTSPVVREEMEKQLAGETLSVNDSPDVLDRQKCLAALASLRHAKWFQARANGLKSCVIVIRVLRDLCTRVPTWAPLRGWPLELLCEKSIGTANRPMGAGEALRRVLECLASGIVMPDGSGIYDPCEKEATDAIGHLDRQQREDITQSAQHALRLAAFGQLHKVLGMDPLPSKMPKKPKNENPVDYTVQIPPSTTYAVTPMKRPMEEDGEEKSPSKKKKKIQKKEEKLEPPQAMNALMKLNQLKPGLQYKLVSQTGPVHAPIFTMSVEIDGSTFEASGPSKKTAKLHVAVKVLQDMGLPTGVEGKESGKGDESAEETEQKPVVVAPPPVVETVSTPAAASPPSDQTPENVKQQGPILTKHGKNPVMELNEKRRGLKYELISETGGSHDKRFVMEVEVDGQKFQGAGSNKKVAKAYAALAALEKLFPDAPVAIEQNKKKRAPVPARGGPKFAVKHNPGFGMGGPMHNEVPPPPNMRGRGRGGNMRGRGRGRGGFGGNHGGYMNAGAGYGSYGYGGNSATAGYSQFYSNGGHSNSGGGGGGGGGGSSGYGSYYQGGDNYNSPVPPKHGGKKQQHGGQQKPSYGSGYQSHQGQQQQSYNQNQYGNYGPPQGKQKGYNHGQGNYSSYSNSYNSPGGGGSDYNYESKFSYGGNSGRGGGGNNYSGGASYNTGSHGGYGGGSGGGGSSYQGKQGGYSSQSNYNSPGSGQNYSGPPSSYQASQGGYGRNDHSMNYQYR
- the ILF3 gene encoding interleukin enhancer-binding factor 3 isoform X5 → MRPMRIFVNDDRHVMAKHSAVYPTQEELEAVQNMVSHTERALKAVSDWIDEQEKVSGEQPETESMETAAEEENKEGGDQKAAEQLTRTLRGVMRVGLVAKGLLLKGDLDLELVLLCKDKPTTDLLEKVADNLGVQLAAITEDKYEIIQSVGDAAIVIKNTKEPPLTLTIHLTSPVVREEMEKQLAGETLSVNDSPDVLDRQKCLAALASLRHAKWFQARANGLKSCVIVIRVLRDLCTRVPTWAPLRGWPLELLCEKSIGTANRPMGAGEALRRVLECLASGIVMPDGSGIYDPCEKEATDAIGHLDRQQREDITQSAQHALRLAAFGQLHKVLGMDPLPSKMPKKPKNENPVDYTVQIPPSTTYAVTPMKRPMEEDGEEKSPSKKKKKIQKKEEKLEPPQAMNALMKLNQLKPGLQYKLVSQTGPVHAPIFTMSVEIDGSTFEASGPSKKTAKLHVAVKVLQDMGLPTGVEGKESGKGDESAEETEQKPVVVAPPPVVETVSTPAAASPPSDQTPENVKQQGPILTKHGKNPVMELNEKRRGLKYELISETGGSHDKRFVMEVEVDGQKFQGAGSNKKVAKAYAALAALEKLFPDAPVAIEQNKKKRAPVPARGGPKFAVKQHNPGFGMGGPMHNEVPPPPNMRGRGRGGNMRGRGRGRGGFGGNHGGYMNAGAGYGSYGYGGNSATAGYSQFYSNGGHSNSGGGGGGGGGGSSGYGSYYQGGDNYNSPVPPKHGGKKQQHGGQQKPSYGSGYQSHQGQQQQSYNQNQYGNYGPPQGKQKGYNHGQGNYSSYSNSYNSPGGGGSDYNYESKFSYGGNSGRGGGGNNYSGGASYNTGSHGGYGGGSGGGGSSYQGKQGGYSSQSNYNSPGSGQNYSGPPSSYQASQGGYGRNDHSMNYQYR
- the ILF3 gene encoding interleukin enhancer-binding factor 3 isoform X3; the encoded protein is MRPMRIFVNDDRHVMAKHSAVYPTQEELEAVQNMVSHTERALKAVSDWIDEQEKVSGEQPETESMETAAEEENKEGGDQKAAEQLTRTLRGVMRVGLVAKGLLLKGDLDLELVLLCKDKPTTDLLEKVADNLGVQLAAITEDKYEIIQSVGDAAIVIKNTKEPPLTLTIHLTSPVVREEMEKQLAGETLSVNDSPDVLDRQKCLAALASLRHAKWFQARANGLKSCVIVIRVLRDLCTRVPTWAPLRGWPLELLCEKSIGTANRPMGAGEALRRVLECLASGIVMPDGSGIYDPCEKEATDAIGHLDRQQREDITQSAQHALRLAAFGQLHKVLGMDPLPSKMPKKPKNENPVDYTVQIPPSTTYAVTPMKRPMEEDGEEKSPSKKKKKIQKKGIELTREEKLEPPQAMNALMKLNQLKPGLQYKLVSQTGPVHAPIFTMSVEIDGSTFEASGPSKKTAKLHVAVKVLQDMGLPTGVEGKESGKGDESAEETEQKPVVVAPPPVVETVSTPAAASPPSDQTPENVKQQGPILTKHGKNPVMELNEKRRGLKYELISETGGSHDKRFVMEVEVDGQKFQGAGSNKKVAKAYAALAALEKLFPDAPVAIEQNKKKRAPVPARGGPKFAVKHNPGFGMGGPMHNEVPPPPNMRGRGRGGNMRGRGRGRGGFGGNHGGYMNAGAGYGSYGYGGNSATAGYSQFYSNGGHSNSGGGGGGGGGGSSGYGSYYQGGDNYNSPVPPKHGGKKQQHGGQQKPSYGSGYQSHQGQQQQSYNQNQYGNYGPPQGKQKGYNHGQGNYSSYSNSYNSPGGGGSDYNYESKFSYGGNSGRGGGGNNYSGGASYNTGSHGGYGGGSGGGGSSYQGGYSSQSNYNSPGSGQNYSGPPSSYQASQGGYGRNDHSMNYQYR
- the ILF3 gene encoding interleukin enhancer-binding factor 3 isoform X1 — protein: MRPMRIFVNDDRHVMAKHSAVYPTQEELEAVQNMVSHTERALKAVSDWIDEQEKVSGEQPETESMETAAEEENKEGGDQKAAEQLTRTLRGVMRVGLVAKGLLLKGDLDLELVLLCKDKPTTDLLEKVADNLGVQLAAITEDKYEIIQSVGDAAIVIKNTKEPPLTLTIHLTSPVVREEMEKQLAGETLSVNDSPDVLDRQKCLAALASLRHAKWFQARANGLKSCVIVIRVLRDLCTRVPTWAPLRGWPLELLCEKSIGTANRPMGAGEALRRVLECLASGIVMPDGSGIYDPCEKEATDAIGHLDRQQREDITQSAQHALRLAAFGQLHKVLGMDPLPSKMPKKPKNENPVDYTVQIPPSTTYAVTPMKRPMEEDGEEKSPSKKKKKIQKKGIELTREEKLEPPQAMNALMKLNQLKPGLQYKLVSQTGPVHAPIFTMSVEIDGSTFEASGPSKKTAKLHVAVKVLQDMGLPTGVEGKESGKGDESAEETEQKPVVVAPPPVVETVSTPAAASPPSDQTPENVKQQGPILTKHGKNPVMELNEKRRGLKYELISETGGSHDKRFVMEVEVDGQKFQGAGSNKKVAKAYAALAALEKLFPDAPVAIEQNKKKRAPVPARGGPKFAVKQHNPGFGMGGPMHNEVPPPPNMRGRGRGGNMRGRGRGRGGFGGNHGGYMNAGAGYGSYGYGGNSATAGYSQFYSNGGHSNSGGGGGGGGGGSSGYGSYYQGGDNYNSPVPPKHGGKKQQHGGQQKPSYGSGYQSHQGQQQQSYNQNQYGNYGPPQGKQKGYNHGQGNYSSYSNSYNSPGGGGSDYNYESKFSYGGNSGRGGGGNNYSGGASYNTGSHGGYGGGSGGGGSSYQGKQGGYSSQSNYNSPGSGQNYSGPPSSYQASQGGYGRNDHSMNYQYR